In Nitrospira sp. MA-1, the following proteins share a genomic window:
- a CDS encoding TolC family protein, with amino-acid sequence MMCSQSSFCPFSRVRDPAKPVPVIRFFLKACIIMGFLGWLGLGSVGSVMAGKQEDRPAEQKPAVQRLSLDDAIVLFLRQNLDLLQTKYGIDTAKAKRITAGLFPNPEFSINTLSSYTQNCELSDCGAISSVLSQQFVVAGKRGFRIESAEFGMQSAEAGFEDSLRQLSFALKDAYYRVQVARRHLAFDQETRDLLSRVVEKMTDELQGMGNYKDLTRLKLQMVDAQYELIRDVQRIDSDTADLLLLLSLSPETKLDLTTDLTFQSIAPDMNALKTRVEETRPDVRAKRLLYAKRRAELKLAFAIQYPDVTVDLGFMVQGSRGPDNQQQWTFNVGMPLPVFDRNQGGIQEAATVVQIAEADLQQTLNEAHAQVDLAHRHLVQSRRLVEAYRARALNAAQSLFDTVKKSYEAGNSEILSFLDAHQMRNDIQEAYLDALYQYQRDILLLESAAGQTIS; translated from the coding sequence ATGATGTGTTCCCAATCTTCCTTTTGTCCTTTTTCACGCGTTCGCGACCCCGCAAAACCAGTGCCGGTGATTCGGTTCTTCCTGAAGGCATGCATCATCATGGGCTTTCTTGGCTGGCTGGGGTTGGGAAGCGTTGGCAGCGTCATGGCGGGAAAACAGGAAGACAGGCCTGCAGAACAGAAGCCCGCAGTCCAGCGTCTGAGTCTGGATGATGCGATTGTCTTGTTTCTCCGTCAAAATCTGGATCTTCTTCAAACCAAATATGGCATTGATACCGCCAAGGCCAAACGAATTACCGCCGGCCTCTTTCCGAACCCGGAATTTTCTATCAATACCCTGAGTTCCTACACCCAAAATTGCGAACTCTCTGATTGTGGAGCGATTAGCTCCGTCCTGAGCCAACAGTTTGTCGTGGCGGGCAAACGCGGTTTCCGTATTGAAAGTGCGGAGTTCGGCATGCAATCAGCCGAAGCCGGATTTGAGGACTCGCTTCGACAGCTCAGTTTCGCCCTGAAGGATGCGTATTACCGTGTTCAGGTCGCACGTCGTCATTTGGCTTTCGATCAAGAGACTCGTGATCTCCTCTCTCGTGTGGTGGAAAAAATGACGGATGAGTTACAAGGGATGGGCAACTACAAAGACCTTACCCGGCTCAAACTTCAAATGGTGGATGCACAATATGAGTTAATCCGTGATGTTCAGCGAATTGATTCCGACACCGCCGACCTCCTCTTGCTCTTATCCCTCTCCCCCGAAACTAAATTGGACCTCACAACGGACCTCACGTTCCAGTCGATCGCCCCTGATATGAATGCATTGAAAACACGGGTTGAAGAGACACGACCGGACGTTCGGGCCAAGCGTCTTTTGTACGCGAAGCGTCGCGCCGAATTGAAGCTTGCTTTCGCCATTCAATACCCGGATGTGACGGTGGACCTCGGGTTCATGGTCCAGGGATCCAGGGGACCTGACAACCAACAGCAATGGACCTTCAACGTGGGTATGCCCCTTCCCGTGTTCGACCGGAATCAGGGCGGCATACAGGAAGCTGCCACCGTCGTTCAAATCGCCGAGGCCGATTTGCAGCAGACGCTCAATGAGGCGCATGCTCAAGTTGACTTGGCACATCGTCATCTGGTCCAAAGTCGTCGGTTAGTGGAAGCCTACCGGGCCAGGGCGTTGAATGCCGCTCAGTCCCTGTTCGATACCGTGAAGAAATCTTACGAAGCCGGGAATAGCGAAATTCTGTCCTTTCTTGATGCCCATCAGATGAGAAACGATATTCAAGAGGCATACCTTGATGCTCTCTACCAGTATCAACGTGATATCCTTCTCCTCGAAAGTGCGGCCGGACAAACCATTAGCTGA
- a CDS encoding ParA family protein has product MGRVIAITNQKGGSGKTTTAVNLAATLGELKRRVLLVDLDPQASASNWYGIAEEGKGLYEAFTESKNLKDLIQSTCVPRVDMIPSSSWLVGVDKALAGEVGAEMILNRHLADLSDHWDYILLDCSPTLGIVTINALVAAKEILIPVETHVMALRGLAHLLQTVETIRVRLNSALAISGILACRVDARTRHALEVVAQLRERFKKQVFKVVVRESIRLAECPSFGKPVTLYDPQGNGAKDYRALAKEVIRQERV; this is encoded by the coding sequence ATGGGTCGCGTCATTGCCATCACCAACCAAAAGGGCGGGAGCGGGAAGACGACAACCGCCGTGAATCTTGCCGCGACGCTTGGCGAACTCAAGCGTCGAGTTCTGCTGGTGGACCTCGATCCCCAGGCCTCAGCCTCCAACTGGTATGGGATTGCCGAAGAGGGAAAGGGGCTCTATGAGGCCTTTACGGAATCCAAAAATCTCAAGGATCTCATTCAATCGACCTGTGTGCCTCGGGTTGACATGATCCCTTCTTCATCCTGGCTGGTGGGGGTCGATAAGGCGTTGGCCGGGGAAGTCGGAGCAGAGATGATTCTCAATCGTCATCTCGCTGACCTGTCTGATCACTGGGATTATATTCTTCTTGATTGTTCTCCCACGCTTGGCATTGTGACCATCAATGCGTTGGTAGCCGCCAAAGAAATTCTCATTCCCGTAGAGACACATGTGATGGCCTTGCGTGGATTGGCTCATCTGCTTCAAACGGTGGAGACGATTCGTGTCAGGTTAAACTCGGCTTTAGCAATTTCCGGGATTCTAGCCTGTCGGGTCGATGCTCGCACGCGGCATGCATTAGAAGTGGTGGCCCAACTCCGTGAGCGTTTTAAAAAGCAAGTGTTTAAAGTGGTCGTCAGAGAAAGTATTCGGTTGGCGGAATGTCCATCATTCGGGAAACCCGTGACATTGTATGATCCACAGGGGAATGGCGCAAAAGACTATCGGGCTTTGGCAAAAGAGGTAATCAGGCAGGAACGGGTGTGA
- a CDS encoding CorA family divalent cation transporter, translating into MKIHCFRLQEKGLLQLTEERPTASWLEDGIVRLLDVDYPDVTKDLRELLSPLNLEGALLDKIESQADGVCVETFLNALFLRYPRPAIHDFKDLYISMICVRETLIILHNGMPLSLEQIFARIDRFGGIGTTAITDLLLHILLLVINRDIELYQQTRQLIGELSNNFDQCLNTEVLNDIQNLTNQVSRLQSTTEDRLIFLGGLLTLKSPLLELHDVRLYFKEAMNELMQMQRWLERLEGRLQGLSQYYNLSLQNSTNNRLQVLTVISAIFMPLTLIAGIYGMNFTNMPELQMHYGYFIILGFMVLLGGGLGIFFYVRGWFH; encoded by the coding sequence ATGAAAATCCATTGCTTCCGACTCCAAGAAAAGGGTTTGCTTCAACTCACCGAGGAAAGACCTACGGCATCATGGCTTGAGGATGGAATCGTCCGTTTATTGGATGTGGATTACCCAGATGTTACCAAAGATCTGCGTGAACTCCTTTCCCCCCTGAATCTGGAAGGCGCTCTGCTGGACAAGATCGAATCCCAAGCCGACGGTGTCTGTGTTGAAACATTCTTGAACGCCTTGTTTCTTCGATACCCACGCCCGGCCATTCATGACTTTAAGGATCTCTATATTTCGATGATCTGTGTGCGAGAAACCCTCATTATTCTCCACAATGGAATGCCCTTGTCCCTGGAACAAATTTTCGCGAGGATCGACCGGTTCGGAGGGATCGGAACCACTGCCATCACGGACCTTCTTCTCCATATCCTGTTATTGGTCATTAATCGTGATATCGAATTGTATCAGCAAACTCGACAATTGATCGGGGAATTGTCAAATAACTTTGATCAGTGTCTTAACACCGAAGTACTCAATGATATTCAGAATCTGACCAATCAGGTTAGCCGTCTCCAATCAACGACTGAAGATCGTCTCATTTTCTTGGGAGGCTTACTCACGTTGAAATCCCCTCTATTGGAATTGCATGACGTGCGATTGTATTTTAAAGAGGCCATGAACGAATTAATGCAAATGCAGCGTTGGTTGGAACGTCTGGAGGGAAGGCTACAGGGTTTATCTCAATACTACAATTTGTCGCTGCAGAATAGCACCAACAATCGTCTTCAAGTCCTGACAGTCATTTCGGCCATTTTTATGCCACTCACCCTTATTGCCGGTATTTACGGCATGAACTTCACAAATATGCCCGAACTTCAGATGCACTACGGCTACTTTATCATTCTCGGTTTCATGGTTTTGCTGGGTGGGGGATTGGGAATATTTTTTTATGTACGGGGCTGGTTTCATTAA
- a CDS encoding TMEM175 family protein, translating to MRNWSRGIFLGHLTSLERLNALTDGVYAIVITLLVLDLKVPETPGLTTGQLLSDLQEQIPNFAAWILSFYMAAFLWMRNFWILKHIGKCDEKTFWLNFVHLMFVSLIPYAASLLGHYEEDAVAVIIFSSTLGLASFSLLILHQYVAAKRDWHLEGAPKLWTNPNLWAMYPAPLFAIGSILISFNSVNGAIAFWFLAPLWTRLFSQK from the coding sequence ATGAGGAATTGGAGCAGAGGGATTTTTTTAGGCCATCTCACCTCACTGGAACGGCTCAATGCCCTCACTGACGGTGTGTACGCAATTGTGATCACGCTTCTGGTGCTGGATCTGAAGGTGCCGGAAACTCCTGGACTGACCACAGGACAGCTTCTTTCCGATCTGCAGGAGCAGATCCCAAACTTTGCTGCCTGGATACTCAGTTTTTATATGGCGGCGTTTCTGTGGATGCGGAATTTTTGGATTCTCAAGCACATTGGGAAATGCGATGAAAAGACATTCTGGTTAAACTTTGTTCATCTGATGTTTGTATCCCTCATCCCGTACGCGGCCTCGTTGCTCGGACATTACGAAGAAGATGCCGTTGCGGTCATCATTTTCTCCTCAACTCTTGGTCTGGCCAGTTTTTCCTTACTTATCCTCCACCAGTATGTGGCCGCCAAACGCGATTGGCATCTGGAGGGTGCTCCCAAGCTCTGGACGAACCCGAACTTGTGGGCCATGTACCCCGCACCACTTTTCGCGATAGGTTCTATCCTCATCTCTTTCAACAGCGTCAATGGAGCGATTGCCTTCTGGTTCCTCGCCCCGCTCTGGACACGTCTTTTCTCACAGAAGTAA
- a CDS encoding HAD family hydrolase has protein sequence MKTNHTHTFVAAAFFCIAMISPTLLYAAEDLPSWNDGMNKQAVVDFVKRVTTPGPDFVPEAARIAVFDNDGTLWAEQPMYFQLLFALDRVKALAPQHPEWKTTEPFASLLKGDVKGALAGGEHAILKIVMATHAGMTTNEFEATVKDWISTAKHPQTGRLISEMVYQPMLELLAYLRTNGFKTFIVSGGGIEFMRPWTEQVYGIPPEQVVGSSGKLKYAVRDGHPMLVKLPEIDFIDDKDGKPVGIQTHIGRKPILAFGNSDGDLQMLQWTASGSGARFMALIHHTDPEREWAYDRKSSIGHLDKALDEAKSKRWTVVDMKQDWKTVYPLHMHNPDGSTSESSGR, from the coding sequence ATGAAAACCAACCATACCCATACTTTCGTTGCCGCCGCGTTCTTTTGCATCGCGATGATTTCCCCAACCCTGCTCTATGCCGCAGAGGATCTCCCATCCTGGAACGACGGCATGAACAAACAGGCGGTCGTGGATTTCGTCAAACGTGTCACCACGCCAGGTCCCGACTTTGTCCCTGAAGCTGCTCGCATTGCGGTATTTGACAACGATGGCACTCTTTGGGCGGAACAGCCCATGTACTTCCAATTACTCTTTGCACTTGACCGCGTCAAAGCACTCGCGCCACAACATCCCGAATGGAAAACCACGGAGCCGTTCGCCTCTCTGCTCAAAGGGGATGTAAAGGGCGCTCTGGCTGGCGGTGAACACGCAATCCTCAAAATCGTCATGGCCACCCACGCGGGGATGACGACGAATGAGTTCGAGGCAACCGTGAAAGACTGGATTTCGACCGCGAAGCACCCGCAGACTGGACGTTTGATCAGTGAAATGGTGTATCAGCCCATGTTGGAGTTGCTGGCGTATCTTCGGACGAATGGTTTCAAGACGTTCATTGTTTCGGGCGGCGGAATTGAATTCATGCGGCCGTGGACGGAGCAGGTGTATGGAATCCCACCCGAACAGGTCGTCGGCAGCAGCGGCAAGCTGAAGTATGCGGTACGTGACGGGCATCCGATGCTCGTCAAACTTCCTGAAATCGATTTCATTGACGACAAGGACGGTAAACCTGTCGGCATTCAAACACACATCGGACGGAAACCCATTCTTGCCTTCGGCAACTCGGACGGCGATCTTCAAATGCTCCAGTGGACGGCGAGCGGGAGCGGAGCGCGCTTCATGGCTCTCATCCACCACACCGACCCTGAACGTGAATGGGCCTATGACCGCAAGTCATCCATCGGCCATCTTGATAAGGCACTTGACGAAGCAAAAAGCAAAAGGTGGACGGTGGTGGACATGAAACAGGATTGGAAGACCGTCTATCCGCTTCACATGCATAACCCCGATGGGTCGACGTCCGAATCCTCGGGTAGATGA